A window of Candidatus Cloacimonadota bacterium genomic DNA:
GGTCATCCAGGGATGGCGGATGGCGTCGCCGGGTTTAATTCCCATCTTCATCATCATAGGCGCGATGCGGTCTCCGCCGAACAGGCGCATCAGGTCATCTTCCAGGGAAAGGTAGAACCTCGAGGTGCCGGGATCGCCCTGACGCCCTGCCCTGCCTCGCAACTGGCGGTCGATACGGCGGCTTTCATGGCGTTCGCTGCCGATCACGTGCAAGCCATCCAAAGGCTGGCCGTAGGGAAACTCGTCAGTTACTGCTGAGTCGATCCCGCGGTAGTTTTCGGTGCTTTGGGTCACCACTCCCGGGCCCAGTTTGATGTCTGTGCCGCGGCCGGCCATGTTCGTGGCGATGGTCACCGAGCCCGGTTTTCCCGCGGAGGTGATGATCTCAGCCTCGCGCTGGTGCTGGCGGGCGTTCAAAACACTGTGGGGAATGTTGCGGCGGCGCAGCAGCCGGCTGATCGTTTCCGAAACCTCCACGCTCACGGTGCCCACCAACACAGGTTTTTGCAGTTCGTGCCAGTAGATGATCTCGTCCATCAGTGCCTGATATTTTTCGTTCTTGGTCATGTAGATCACGTCCTCGTGGTCCACGCGGGTCACGGGAACGTTGGTGGGAATGGTCATCACCGGAAGGTTGTAAATCTCTATGAATTCGGCCTCTTCAGTCACCGCGGTGCCGGTCATGCCGGAAAGCCGCTCGAACATCCTGAAGTAGTTCTGCAGGGTGATGGTGGCAAAAGTTTGGGTTCCGGCCTCGATGGTGACGTTTTCCTTGGCCTCCAAAGCCTGATGCAGCCCGTCGGAGAACCTGCGTCCCGGCATCTGGCGTCCGGTGAATTCATCCACGATGATCACCTTGTTGTCGATAACCACGTATTCCTTGTCATTTTCAAAGAGGGTGTAGGCTTTGAGCAACTGGTTGATGTTGTGCAGCTTTTCGCTCTTGTCCATGAAGCGGTTTGTTTCCAGGGTCTTGCGTTTGATCCTGTCCGCTTCGGAGAGGCTTTCGTCCTCGTCAACCCGGTTCAGCACATCATCCAGGCTTTCCACCACAAAGAGGTTCTTTTCATGGCGGGAAAGCAGTTCGCGCCCCTTTTCGCAGAGGTCAACGCTGTTCTGGCGCTCTTCCACGACATAGAAAAGCTTCTCGTCCAGCTCGTGCATTCTCTTGTCACGCAGATAGATGCCTTCCATGTCATTAACCAGCTTCTTCAGCCAGCTTTCCTGCATCAGCTTGGCGAAGGCTTTGTTGCGCGGGGCGGCGCGCTGCACGATGAGCAGGTTGGTGGCCAGGCGGTCCATGTCCGCCGCGGGATTATCCTCGCGGATATCTTCACGGATTTCGCTTAACACCCTCTGCACCATGCTGTTCTGTGACTGCACCAGTTGGTTGATCTGAGGCCGCAGTTCAGGGTAGAAATTCTTGTCCTGGGCAATGGGGCCACTGATGATCAGGGGTGTGCGCGCTTCGTCGATGAGGATGCTGTCCACCTCGTCCACGATGGCGTAGTAAAAATCCCGCTGCACCAGTTGCTGCGGTGAAACCGCCATGTTGTCACGCAGGTAGTCAAAACCGAATTCGCTGTTCATGCCGTAAGTGACGTCGCAGAGATAGGCTTCCTTGCGTTCCTCAAAACTCATGCCGGTGGTGATGCAGCCAACTTTCATCCCGTGGAAGTTGAAAACGGGCGACATCCATTCCGCGTCACGTGAGGCCAGATAGTCGTTCACCGTCACCAGATGGACCCCGCGGCCCACCAGGGCGTTCAGAAACAGCGGCAGCGTGGCCACCAGAGTCTTACCCTCGCCGGTGGCCATTTCGGCGATCTTGCCGTCGTGCAGGGCCATGCCGCCGATCAACTGCACGTCGAAGGGCACCATGTTCCACTTCAGCATGTGTCCGCGCACTTCAAATTCCTGGTCCACGAGGCGGCGGCAGGTTTCCTTCACCAGAGCGAAAACCTCCGGCAGATAGTCGTCCAGGGTAGATTGGGTGAGTGCTTTGAGCTGTTTTCTGGTCTCATCGATACGGTTGTCGATGCGGTTGCGTTCGCTTTCCTCTGCTTCTTCACGGAATCTGCGTTCCAGGTCATCCAGCGTTTCCCGCAGGTCGCGCAGTTTTTCAGCAATTTCGCCGCGGATGTCTGCCACCCGTTCCCGGAGCTGATCGTCGTCATACTGGTGCAAGCCTTCAAAGATGAGGTTGATCGCCTCAACCTGGGGCGAATACAGGTTCAAGTCGCGGGTGCTCTT
This region includes:
- the secA gene encoding preprotein translocase subunit SecA, yielding MLEKLLRKIFGDKSTRDLNLYSPQVEAINLIFEGLHQYDDDQLRERVADIRGEIAEKLRDLRETLDDLERRFREEAEESERNRIDNRIDETRKQLKALTQSTLDDYLPEVFALVKETCRRLVDQEFEVRGHMLKWNMVPFDVQLIGGMALHDGKIAEMATGEGKTLVATLPLFLNALVGRGVHLVTVNDYLASRDAEWMSPVFNFHGMKVGCITTGMSFEERKEAYLCDVTYGMNSEFGFDYLRDNMAVSPQQLVQRDFYYAIVDEVDSILIDEARTPLIISGPIAQDKNFYPELRPQINQLVQSQNSMVQRVLSEIREDIREDNPAADMDRLATNLLIVQRAAPRNKAFAKLMQESWLKKLVNDMEGIYLRDKRMHELDEKLFYVVEERQNSVDLCEKGRELLSRHEKNLFVVESLDDVLNRVDEDESLSEADRIKRKTLETNRFMDKSEKLHNINQLLKAYTLFENDKEYVVIDNKVIIVDEFTGRQMPGRRFSDGLHQALEAKENVTIEAGTQTFATITLQNYFRMFERLSGMTGTAVTEEAEFIEIYNLPVMTIPTNVPVTRVDHEDVIYMTKNEKYQALMDEIIYWHELQKPVLVGTVSVEVSETISRLLRRRNIPHSVLNARQHQREAEIITSAGKPGSVTIATNMAGRGTDIKLGPGVVTQSTENYRGIDSAVTDEFPYGQPLDGLHVIGSERHESRRIDRQLRGRAGRQGDPGTSRFYLSLEDDLMRLFGGDRIAPMMMKMGIKPGDAIRHPWMTKTVERAQKRVEEHNFEIRKNLIKYDEVMNQQREVIYSYRRSVLKGFSLKREVQEMVAEAVLRVVDEHTSASSYSEDWDLQRLCVWFRNNLNVAIDPDELQSDHLTKSMLEDILRELVMQAYEKKEAQVGEEMMRDIERRSVLEVVDDEWRDHLHEMDLLKESVHLRSYAQKDPLVEYKRESYELFENLISRIQDNVTKKVFTTYILSQEQMESMLNKAKTQHEDMSAFIQDQTLQVSQNASEPPQFSGPYGGEVAKPRPVHVAPKVGRNDPCPCGSGKKYKNCCGRFADSE